Proteins encoded within one genomic window of Thunnus albacares chromosome 13, fThuAlb1.1, whole genome shotgun sequence:
- the ca4a gene encoding carbonic anhydrase 4a — translation MQHLILPVLLASLWTLCTGAGDWCYQSQFTCDHQCNTPEKWNHANSECAGKLQSPINIVTRKALTDERLTPFQFSNYQQIFRNTIKNNGHSVQVEVPHVAIISGGGLPTSYKAVQFHLHWGINGGPGSEHTIDGEQYPMELHIVHMKHHYSDLSTALSDPEGVAVLGFFYEMSKSANRKYDSIINALQSIKTTHSNTSLLPISLAQLIPTEQNMTTYYRYKGSLTTPGCTQAVIWTLFENPIPLSIDQLQAFSQLKFRDGKPMVGTFRPVQPLNGRMVFRSGGAVILASSALLVAAMAMALGLSQPN, via the exons ATGCAGCATCTAATCCTGCCCGTTCTCCTGGCATCCCTATGGACCCTCTGCACAGGAGCAGGAG attGGTGCTATCAGTCCCAGTTCACCTGTGATCATCAGTGCAACA cACCAGAAAAGTGGAATCATGCCAACAGCGAATGTGCAGGAAAACTACAGTCGCCCATCAACATTGTCACTAGAAAGGCTCTCACAGACGAGCGTCTGACTCCTTTCCAGTTCAGCAACTACCAGCAGATCTTCAGAAACACAATCAAGAACAACGGCCACTCAG TTCAGGTTGAAGTCCCTCACGTCGCCATCATCTCAGGTGGAGGCCTGCCGACCAGCTACAAGGCTGTGCAGTTCCACCTGCACTGGGGCATCAACGGAGGGCCCGGCTCCGAACACACCATCGATGGGGAGCAGTATCCCATGGAG CTGCATATTGTTCACATGAAGCACCACTACTCCGATCTATCAACAGCACTATCTGACCCAGAGGGAGTTGCAGTCCTTGGGTTTTTCTACGAG atgTCCAAAAGTGCAAATCGAAAGTATGACTCCATCATCAACGCTCTGCAAAGCATCAAAACCACAC acAGCAACACATCTCTGCTTCCCATCTCCTTGGCGCAGCTGATCCCAACTGAGCAGAATATGACTACCTATTACCGCTATAAGGGCTCCCTGACCACCCCAGGGTGCACCCAGGCTGTGATTTGGACATTGTTTGAGAACCCCATCCCCCTGAGCATTGACCAG CTGCAGGCATTCTCGCAGCTCAAGTTCCGCGATGGGAAGCCGATGGTGGGGACCTTCAGGCCGGTGCAGCCCCTAAACGGCCGGATGGTGTTCCGGTCGGGAGGCGCAGTGATCCTTGCCAGCTCTGCCCTCCTTGTGGCTGCCATGGCCATGGCCTTGGGACTGTCCCAGCCCAACTAG